A genomic window from Pelagicoccus albus includes:
- a CDS encoding HDOD domain-containing protein gives MATTPDEASFEETIKSVGDLHGNMAVLSKLDAILKDLNTDISEPEKLIQSDGAISGTIVQLANSPLYGFNDKSENIATALQKVGYNQALKLVGLALSKQVFMKDLESYGISADAYWRYSYFTAIFMERQAKNLGMDSDAAYLLGLLHSIGRVVVDQILHTRQVEVFWDRFIPEVEWELMMIGFTNQKAGAILLKLWDFPPELVDRVEKQDSGSKDFQIMLLDYGRKLAVHLVDPPRLRALCRDGAHSVRDKLRMSTTEMIKEVSEIEAYVEEVYSSLKDC, from the coding sequence ATGGCAACCACACCAGACGAAGCCAGTTTTGAAGAAACCATCAAAAGCGTCGGAGATCTCCACGGCAACATGGCCGTGCTCTCTAAACTAGACGCTATCTTGAAGGATCTGAATACTGACATCTCGGAACCTGAAAAATTGATTCAGTCGGACGGGGCGATTTCGGGTACCATCGTACAACTAGCCAATAGTCCGCTCTACGGCTTTAACGATAAAAGCGAAAACATTGCCACAGCTCTCCAGAAGGTTGGCTACAACCAAGCTCTTAAACTCGTAGGTCTTGCGCTTTCCAAACAGGTTTTCATGAAGGACCTAGAGTCCTACGGTATCTCAGCGGACGCGTACTGGCGCTACAGCTACTTTACCGCGATCTTCATGGAGCGGCAGGCCAAAAACCTGGGGATGGATAGCGATGCGGCTTACCTCCTAGGATTGCTACACAGCATTGGCCGTGTCGTAGTCGACCAGATTCTGCATACCAGGCAGGTCGAAGTATTCTGGGATCGGTTTATTCCCGAGGTAGAATGGGAGCTTATGATGATCGGTTTCACCAACCAGAAGGCGGGGGCGATTCTGCTTAAACTTTGGGACTTTCCGCCCGAGCTGGTGGATCGGGTAGAAAAACAAGATAGCGGCTCGAAAGACTTTCAGATCATGCTACTCGACTATGGTCGAAAACTCGCGGTCCACTTGGTCGACCCACCAAGACTGAGAGCTCTCTGTCGGGATGGAGCCCACTCCGTACGTGACAAACTGCGGATGAGCACAACCGAAATGATCAAAGAAGTAAGCGAAATCGAGGCTTACGTCGAAGAGGTGTATTCAAGCCTGAAGGACTGCTAA
- a CDS encoding hybrid sensor histidine kinase/response regulator, whose product MSEKVQNKGVFKIFILDDSASTRNIAKYSLEEHLPCSVFLFSQVGELESKVAELVPDLILLEDNDNSDAGVSTCEKLKSAKITKHVPVFFLSGKKDPTQRVAALKAGGVDFLIKPFYPEELVTRIRMHILMHRLRLENAAQIAEQKALLRVLCHDLVNPIFAAHSLLDLKLSLNKPVTREVLESVVSCCQSALDIVTHVREEHTLVKTNKQFKSETVQLQDAFDESRRILGERIKDKNLELITECDPELSVNIKRVVLVHNILNNLLTNAIKFSNAGNKIEMTAQRLPGSEDSFCVVKVRDYGIGMPPEILKNVFRDSSKTSRQGTSNEAGTGFGMPLVKRYVEKSGGAIKISSTESGEGVSPDEQGTTVELTFPL is encoded by the coding sequence ATGAGCGAGAAAGTACAAAACAAAGGCGTATTTAAGATCTTCATACTGGATGATAGCGCATCCACTCGGAACATTGCGAAGTATAGCCTCGAAGAGCATCTACCCTGTTCCGTATTTCTATTCTCCCAAGTGGGAGAGCTCGAGTCCAAGGTCGCTGAGCTCGTACCTGACCTGATCTTGCTTGAGGACAACGACAATAGCGACGCCGGCGTTTCAACCTGCGAAAAGCTGAAGAGTGCCAAGATCACTAAGCATGTACCTGTCTTCTTCTTGTCGGGGAAAAAAGATCCCACCCAGCGCGTAGCCGCGTTAAAAGCGGGAGGTGTCGACTTTCTCATCAAGCCATTCTACCCAGAGGAACTTGTAACCAGAATTAGGATGCACATCCTGATGCATCGCTTGCGCTTAGAAAATGCCGCTCAAATCGCAGAGCAGAAGGCCCTTCTTCGCGTGCTCTGCCACGATTTGGTCAACCCAATCTTCGCAGCTCACAGCCTCCTCGACCTCAAGCTCAGCTTGAATAAACCGGTTACGAGGGAGGTTCTGGAAAGCGTGGTAAGCTGCTGCCAAAGCGCGTTGGATATCGTGACTCACGTTCGCGAAGAGCACACGCTCGTCAAAACCAACAAACAATTCAAATCAGAAACGGTCCAGCTCCAAGACGCTTTCGACGAATCCCGACGTATTCTCGGGGAACGAATCAAAGACAAAAACCTCGAACTTATCACCGAATGCGATCCAGAGCTATCGGTGAATATCAAGCGCGTCGTATTGGTTCACAACATACTCAACAATCTGCTGACCAATGCCATCAAGTTCTCCAACGCAGGAAACAAGATCGAAATGACGGCCCAACGGCTACCCGGATCTGAAGACAGCTTCTGCGTCGTGAAAGTGCGCGACTACGGGATCGGCATGCCTCCGGAGATTCTCAAAAACGTCTTCCGCGACTCGAGCAAAACCTCACGGCAGGGAACTTCCAACGAGGCAGGCACCGGGTTCGGCATGCCCTTGGTCAAACGCTACGTGGAGAAGAGCGGCGGAGCCATCAAGATATCCTCCACCGAATCTGGCGAGGGTGTAAGTCCGGACGAACAGGGAACGACGGTTGAGCTGACTTTCCCTCTTTGA
- the gmk gene encoding guanylate kinase: MNLPKDDVSLLLVIAGPAGSGKTTLCERMVEELGHVERVVTCTTRQPREGEKDGVDYHFLTDDQFDRAINTGAFLEWAKVHANRYGVLKSVIQDKLDQHIDLVMNVDVQGVENIRAAAEEDKHLCKRLVTIFILPPDLEVVRERLRARGQDDEEEIERRVQTATREVDLWPEFDYVIVTKSRDEDYTSLLEIWKAEKHRSLRLG, translated from the coding sequence ATGAACCTTCCCAAAGATGACGTCTCTCTTCTTTTGGTAATTGCCGGTCCTGCCGGCAGCGGAAAGACCACGCTATGCGAACGGATGGTGGAGGAGTTGGGGCACGTCGAGCGCGTAGTTACTTGTACAACCCGGCAGCCCCGTGAAGGTGAGAAGGACGGGGTAGACTACCATTTTCTGACCGATGATCAGTTTGATCGCGCCATCAATACGGGGGCATTTTTAGAGTGGGCCAAAGTGCACGCCAATCGATACGGAGTATTGAAAAGCGTGATACAGGATAAGCTCGATCAGCATATCGACCTTGTCATGAATGTGGATGTACAAGGCGTGGAAAATATTCGCGCTGCAGCGGAAGAGGATAAGCATCTTTGCAAACGATTGGTGACCATCTTTATTTTGCCGCCAGACTTGGAAGTAGTTCGCGAAAGACTCCGTGCCCGAGGGCAGGACGACGAAGAGGAGATCGAGCGTCGAGTACAGACTGCGACTCGCGAAGTGGATCTATGGCCGGAGTTCGATTACGTGATCGTTACCAAGTCGCGAGATGAGGACTACACTTCGCTTTTGGAAATCTGGAAGGCGGAAAAGCACCGCTCGTTGCGCCTGGGCTAG
- the miaB gene encoding tRNA (N6-isopentenyl adenosine(37)-C2)-methylthiotransferase MiaB, protein MNRVYIKTYGCQMNERDSEQVASSLRDRGYSIVDTEHDADVVLLNTCSVRDQAEQKAIGKAGYLKKRKVENPNFVLGVMGCMAQNHGSSLVDRLPDLDLVVGTQKFHRVPDHLDNLIQSMNGQGPRPSSIVDLAEEAGSQNTIRDHIGKAGQVSAFVSIMQGCNMNCAFCIVPKTRGRERARPIEEIVDEVTGLAESGVKEITLLGQIVTSYGRRDFPVVGGKSPFVQLLERIQDVKGIERIRFTSPHPRGFKQDLVEAYRDLSKLCEYVHLPLQAGCNKTLRAMNRPYTKERYREIVDSLRAVVPSMYFSTDIIVGFPGETEADFAESAAFFDEIAYDMAYIFKYSIRTGTPAETMPDQIPQEEKERRNQVLLDMLHKSSLARNESLVGTTEQVLVEGPAKKGDKLVGKTRGYRNAIFDGSERLKGQLVDLKINRATASTVYGDLVLAGVDA, encoded by the coding sequence ATGAATCGCGTATACATCAAGACCTACGGCTGCCAGATGAACGAACGGGACAGCGAGCAAGTCGCCTCGTCCTTGCGCGATCGCGGGTACAGCATCGTTGATACTGAACACGATGCGGACGTCGTGTTGCTCAACACTTGCAGCGTGCGCGACCAAGCGGAGCAAAAGGCGATAGGCAAGGCTGGCTACTTGAAGAAGCGTAAGGTCGAAAATCCCAATTTCGTCCTCGGGGTGATGGGTTGCATGGCTCAAAACCACGGATCCTCATTGGTCGATCGTTTGCCGGATCTCGATTTGGTGGTGGGGACGCAGAAATTTCACCGCGTGCCGGACCATTTGGACAACTTGATCCAGAGCATGAATGGACAAGGCCCACGTCCAAGCTCGATTGTGGACCTTGCAGAGGAAGCGGGTTCGCAAAACACGATTCGCGACCACATCGGCAAAGCGGGTCAGGTGAGCGCCTTTGTCTCCATCATGCAGGGCTGCAACATGAATTGTGCCTTCTGCATCGTGCCCAAGACCCGTGGCCGCGAACGGGCCCGTCCCATCGAAGAGATTGTCGATGAAGTGACTGGTTTGGCGGAAAGTGGTGTAAAGGAGATCACTTTGCTCGGTCAGATCGTGACCAGCTACGGCCGTCGTGATTTTCCGGTGGTGGGTGGCAAGTCCCCCTTCGTCCAGCTGTTGGAGCGCATCCAAGACGTGAAGGGGATCGAGCGCATCCGTTTCACTTCACCTCATCCGCGTGGATTCAAGCAAGATTTGGTGGAAGCCTATCGGGATCTTTCCAAGTTGTGCGAGTACGTCCACCTGCCCTTGCAAGCGGGCTGTAACAAGACGCTGCGGGCTATGAATAGGCCTTACACGAAAGAGCGTTACCGTGAGATCGTGGATTCCCTGCGGGCGGTGGTGCCGAGCATGTATTTTTCAACCGACATCATTGTTGGTTTCCCAGGCGAGACGGAAGCGGACTTCGCCGAATCGGCGGCCTTCTTCGATGAAATTGCCTACGACATGGCTTACATCTTCAAGTACAGTATCCGAACCGGAACACCTGCGGAAACGATGCCCGACCAGATTCCTCAAGAGGAGAAGGAGCGTCGAAATCAAGTCCTGCTCGATATGCTACACAAGAGTTCACTAGCCCGCAATGAGAGCCTAGTGGGGACGACGGAGCAGGTATTGGTCGAAGGTCCTGCCAAAAAGGGCGATAAACTGGTTGGCAAGACACGAGGTTATCGGAATGCGATTTTCGATGGCAGCGAGCGCCTGAAGGGTCAACTGGTCGACTTGAAGATCAACCGAGCTACGGCCAGCACCGTCTATGGCGACTTGGTGCTTGCGGGAGTAGACGCCTAA
- the cmoA gene encoding carboxy-S-adenosyl-L-methionine synthase CmoA, with the protein MAKPKKDQVYADPQAQIDSFVFDERVADVFDDMIRRSVPGYAMTLSNLGIIAQHYAKPGSIIYDLGCSLGAGMHAMGSSLATSGVTFRGIDNSDAMLRRCRENMADISQKHTVELICQDIQDTVIENASIVALNFTLQFIPKEERLDLLTRIREGLLPGGILVLSEKILFDDPQIQADLTTLHHDFKRANGYSDLEIAQKRAAIENVLIPETIGDHEKRLAAAGFSRDEIWLQCFNFASFLAFK; encoded by the coding sequence ATGGCCAAGCCAAAAAAAGATCAAGTGTACGCCGACCCTCAGGCCCAAATCGACTCCTTCGTCTTCGACGAGCGAGTGGCCGACGTGTTCGACGACATGATTCGCCGCTCCGTACCTGGTTACGCAATGACACTTTCGAATCTCGGCATCATCGCCCAACACTACGCCAAGCCGGGATCTATCATCTACGACTTGGGTTGCTCTCTCGGGGCCGGCATGCACGCCATGGGGTCAAGCCTCGCAACTTCGGGCGTCACCTTTCGCGGTATCGACAATTCAGACGCGATGTTGCGACGCTGCCGGGAAAACATGGCCGATATCAGCCAGAAGCACACGGTGGAGCTTATCTGCCAGGATATTCAAGACACCGTCATCGAAAACGCTTCCATCGTGGCCCTTAACTTCACGCTACAATTCATCCCCAAGGAAGAGCGACTCGACCTTCTCACTCGCATCCGCGAGGGCCTTCTCCCGGGCGGCATCCTCGTGCTATCCGAGAAGATCCTTTTCGACGACCCGCAAATTCAAGCCGACCTCACTACCCTGCACCACGACTTCAAGCGGGCAAACGGATACAGCGATCTCGAAATCGCCCAAAAACGAGCCGCCATCGAAAACGTCCTGATCCCAGAAACGATTGGCGACCACGAAAAACGCCTCGCCGCAGCTGGTTTCTCCCGCGACGAAATTTGGCTGCAATGCTTCAATTTTGCCTCCTTCCTCGCATTCAAATAA
- the cmoB gene encoding tRNA 5-methoxyuridine(34)/uridine 5-oxyacetic acid(34) synthase CmoB, giving the protein MSPLSTYEKLYELLADTDLEPWIEKLQASVSPAILESNNGHLDKWLGAIEELPQVGPLPPHDLEKSSAIQIGQAQDLDTDQHAALPGTLHNFRPWRKGPFDFFGTHIDTEWRSNLKWDRLLDGISDLKDRLVLDIGCGSGYHCWRMAGAGAKLALGTDPFLLYVMQYLAVRKYLQEPPVWVLPFGIEGLPPALPAFDTVFSMGILYHRRSPFDHLYELRNYLRPGGELVLETIIVDGPAGYSLVPDQYYAKMKNVWFIPTVETLVQWVTRCRYRDIKIIDVSTTTFEEQRSTEWMIFESLKDFLDPNDPTKTIEGYPAPKRAVLTAKAP; this is encoded by the coding sequence GTGTCGCCACTCTCCACCTACGAAAAGCTTTACGAACTCCTCGCCGATACCGACCTCGAGCCTTGGATCGAAAAACTGCAGGCCAGCGTTTCGCCTGCAATCCTGGAATCGAACAACGGCCACCTGGACAAGTGGCTCGGCGCTATCGAAGAACTTCCGCAGGTGGGGCCGCTCCCGCCACACGATTTAGAGAAATCCTCCGCTATCCAGATCGGCCAGGCCCAAGATCTGGATACAGACCAACACGCTGCCCTCCCCGGGACTCTGCATAACTTCCGCCCGTGGCGCAAAGGTCCTTTCGACTTCTTCGGTACTCATATCGATACGGAGTGGCGATCCAATTTGAAATGGGATCGGCTCTTGGATGGGATATCGGACCTGAAAGACAGACTCGTCCTCGATATCGGATGCGGCAGCGGATACCACTGCTGGAGAATGGCAGGAGCGGGCGCGAAATTGGCCTTAGGCACGGACCCCTTTCTACTCTACGTTATGCAGTACCTCGCGGTGCGAAAGTACCTGCAAGAGCCTCCGGTCTGGGTTCTGCCCTTCGGTATCGAGGGACTTCCCCCCGCCCTTCCCGCCTTTGATACAGTATTCAGTATGGGGATACTCTACCACCGGAGATCTCCCTTCGATCACTTGTATGAGTTAAGGAACTACCTCCGCCCCGGAGGGGAGCTCGTCCTCGAAACCATCATCGTCGACGGTCCCGCGGGCTACTCTCTCGTGCCGGACCAGTACTACGCCAAGATGAAAAACGTCTGGTTCATCCCAACAGTGGAAACCTTGGTGCAATGGGTTACGCGCTGTCGCTACCGCGACATAAAGATTATCGACGTATCCACCACCACCTTCGAGGAACAACGCAGTACCGAGTGGATGATCTTCGAATCCCTGAAAGATTTCCTCGATCCGAACGACCCAACAAAAACCATCGAAGGCTACCCCGCCCCCAAACGAGCCGTCCTTACTGCTAAAGCTCCGTGA
- a CDS encoding DUF998 domain-containing protein — translation MSRERTQKTWAWYWLSVLFVVAGGYLGARAYPGGFDWAYEVMSALASQKHNPEGGHWFAGGLALGMACLFPVGFLFLRESKEGKRREVWFSRVILGGIFFGVLVGLERLFVYHISDVVHKAHEILALFCFLSLFIGILGLTLSRTGRSNLSRWSALWVVLPLMAIGLSQLALYFDQRDLGWVDTEWRTMGIPVWYSFAFWQWLAAVSLWISLGLLLRQKPQRA, via the coding sequence GTGAGTAGGGAAAGAACGCAAAAGACTTGGGCTTGGTATTGGCTCTCCGTTTTGTTTGTCGTGGCGGGTGGCTACCTGGGCGCCAGAGCGTATCCAGGAGGGTTCGATTGGGCTTATGAAGTGATGTCGGCCCTCGCTTCGCAAAAGCACAATCCCGAGGGTGGGCATTGGTTTGCCGGAGGGCTCGCGCTGGGGATGGCGTGCCTATTTCCGGTTGGGTTTCTCTTTTTGCGGGAATCAAAGGAAGGCAAACGGCGAGAGGTTTGGTTTTCGCGGGTGATTTTAGGCGGAATCTTTTTTGGTGTGCTGGTGGGTCTAGAGCGTCTGTTTGTTTACCATATATCGGATGTGGTTCATAAGGCCCACGAGATCTTGGCCTTGTTTTGCTTTCTTTCTCTCTTCATCGGCATTCTGGGGCTGACGCTCTCGCGGACTGGTCGATCGAATTTATCCCGTTGGTCGGCTCTTTGGGTTGTGCTGCCGCTCATGGCAATTGGATTGAGCCAGCTAGCTCTTTACTTCGATCAGCGGGATTTGGGCTGGGTCGACACAGAGTGGCGTACCATGGGTATTCCCGTTTGGTACAGCTTTGCCTTTTGGCAATGGCTGGCTGCTGTTTCGCTGTGGATTAGCCTCGGTTTATTGTTAAGGCAGAAACCGCAGCGAGCCTGA
- a CDS encoding MFS transporter → MSVSYRKRVWSWACFDFANSAFGTLVLTFVFNTYFTLSIAPSESEGTTLWGNTVAIASILIAILSPMLGAAADAFGWKKRFLAISVVLAVLSTAALYLPGKGDVYLALTLFSLSLVATELSIVFNNAFLPEIAKKEEHGKVSGQAFALGYAGGLICLLIALVGFLPEGGDPWFGLSREGGQNVRATNVLVAVWFLVFSIPLLFWVKERRPKRHPEGFLVVARQSFGRMADTFHHLREYRQLFWMLIARLFYNDGLVAIFSFGGIYATVVFGFTFQDLMIFGIALNVCSGVGSLLFSFIEDRIGSRITIVISLVALVGSTSVALFITSKAAFWVCCVVIGLFLGPNQSASRAYLSRLTPEEKANEFFGFFAFSGKATAFLGPLLYGQMVAIYDSQRAGMAVIPALMVVGMIIFLLKTREVSGEESVASLDKE, encoded by the coding sequence GTGTCTGTTTCGTACCGCAAGCGTGTTTGGTCTTGGGCTTGTTTCGATTTTGCCAATTCGGCATTTGGAACTCTGGTCCTGACATTTGTATTCAATACTTACTTTACCCTGTCCATCGCTCCAAGTGAGTCGGAAGGCACGACGCTATGGGGGAACACTGTAGCCATCGCTTCGATACTCATTGCCATCTTGTCTCCCATGCTTGGAGCGGCGGCGGATGCGTTCGGATGGAAAAAGCGTTTTCTAGCAATTTCGGTCGTTCTCGCCGTTTTAAGCACCGCTGCCCTCTATTTGCCTGGAAAAGGAGATGTGTACCTAGCGTTGACCTTGTTTAGCCTTTCACTCGTTGCGACGGAACTTTCGATCGTATTCAATAACGCCTTTCTTCCCGAGATCGCCAAGAAGGAGGAACATGGGAAAGTTTCGGGCCAAGCGTTCGCGCTCGGTTACGCAGGCGGGCTTATTTGCCTGCTCATAGCATTGGTCGGTTTCCTGCCGGAGGGTGGTGATCCGTGGTTTGGACTCTCTCGAGAGGGTGGGCAAAATGTACGGGCTACTAACGTGCTGGTAGCAGTTTGGTTCCTCGTATTCAGTATTCCACTTCTCTTCTGGGTGAAGGAGCGGAGGCCTAAGCGGCATCCGGAGGGCTTTTTAGTGGTGGCTCGTCAATCCTTCGGGCGCATGGCGGATACATTCCACCACTTGAGAGAGTATCGCCAGCTCTTCTGGATGCTGATCGCCCGCCTGTTCTATAACGATGGGTTGGTCGCCATTTTCTCGTTTGGCGGGATCTACGCCACGGTCGTTTTTGGGTTCACATTTCAAGATCTGATGATTTTTGGAATCGCTTTGAATGTATGCTCCGGGGTCGGATCGCTACTTTTCAGTTTTATTGAAGATCGTATTGGCAGCCGTATTACAATTGTCATTTCCCTCGTGGCCTTGGTTGGCTCGACTTCGGTAGCCTTGTTCATAACCAGCAAGGCTGCCTTTTGGGTTTGCTGCGTGGTGATCGGATTGTTCCTCGGTCCTAACCAATCGGCGAGCCGCGCTTACCTGAGCCGCTTGACTCCGGAAGAGAAGGCCAACGAGTTTTTCGGCTTCTTTGCCTTTTCCGGCAAGGCGACCGCTTTTCTTGGTCCACTGCTCTATGGCCAAATGGTGGCGATCTACGATTCGCAGCGGGCGGGCATGGCGGTTATCCCTGCCCTTATGGTCGTGGGGATGATAATCTTCTTGCTGAAAACGCGTGAAGTTTCAGGCGAGGAGTCGGTTGCTTCGTTGGATAAGGAGTGA
- a CDS encoding NAD(P)H-dependent glycerol-3-phosphate dehydrogenase translates to MSKPLNITVCGAGAWGTAMALHCERQGMSTTLVARRPEQATQMSRERENTDYLPGHAFGSGLKVSSDLDEALGDADVIFLGAPSYALRDWCARIAQLESGILKSDALLVSLAKGLEVSSGKTPCGIIKEELPASIVGCLSGPTFAGEVAQGKPTAMTLAFGDDCGIQVQALQNAISGPNLRVYASSDLQGVELGGCMKNVYAIAAGCCQGLGLGDNALASLLTRAVAEMVRVGLDLGASLETFYGLSGFGDLVATCHGEWSRNRTFGEEIAKGSSAAEIISNQKTAVEGYRTAKAFHLACSSRSIEAPILEQVYQICYESKPPMQALNDLMTRDLKKE, encoded by the coding sequence ATGAGCAAACCCCTCAATATCACAGTCTGCGGAGCGGGAGCATGGGGTACAGCCATGGCTCTGCACTGCGAGCGGCAAGGCATGTCGACCACCTTGGTTGCGCGTCGCCCTGAACAGGCGACTCAGATGAGCCGTGAACGTGAAAACACTGATTATCTGCCCGGGCATGCCTTTGGCTCCGGGCTTAAGGTTTCTTCGGACTTAGATGAAGCCCTGGGGGACGCGGATGTTATTTTTCTTGGAGCCCCTTCCTACGCATTGCGGGACTGGTGCGCCCGTATCGCCCAGCTCGAGTCTGGTATCCTAAAATCGGATGCATTGCTCGTTAGTCTTGCTAAAGGTCTCGAAGTCAGCTCTGGCAAGACGCCTTGTGGGATTATTAAAGAAGAGCTTCCGGCTTCGATCGTGGGTTGCCTGTCTGGTCCCACTTTTGCTGGCGAAGTGGCTCAAGGGAAGCCGACGGCTATGACCTTAGCGTTTGGCGATGATTGCGGAATCCAGGTTCAAGCGCTCCAGAACGCGATCAGCGGCCCGAACCTTCGAGTGTACGCAAGTTCCGATCTGCAGGGTGTGGAGCTGGGTGGTTGCATGAAGAATGTTTACGCCATCGCGGCTGGCTGTTGTCAGGGACTAGGGCTCGGCGATAATGCCCTCGCTTCTTTGCTTACCCGAGCGGTGGCGGAGATGGTACGCGTCGGTCTGGACCTAGGGGCAAGCCTGGAAACGTTCTATGGCCTAAGCGGGTTTGGCGACTTGGTGGCGACTTGCCATGGCGAGTGGAGCCGTAACCGAACGTTTGGGGAGGAGATCGCCAAGGGCAGTTCTGCCGCTGAAATCATCAGCAACCAGAAGACCGCGGTTGAGGGGTATCGCACTGCAAAGGCTTTCCATCTTGCCTGTTCTAGTCGCTCGATAGAGGCGCCTATTCTCGAACAGGTCTACCAGATTTGCTACGAGTCGAAGCCGCCTATGCAGGCTCTCAACGACTTAATGACCCGCGATCTGAAAAAAGAGTAG
- a CDS encoding succinate dehydrogenase/fumarate reductase iron-sulfur subunit has product MKVKLKVWRQENADAQGGFEEYEADNVNPNMSFLEMMDVVNEGIIEDGGNPIAYAHDCREGICGTCNCMIDGKPHGPETGVTTCQTYMRSFKDGDTITVEPFRAKAFPVQKDLITDRSAFDKIQQAGGFVSVRTGACQDANAIPIAKEIADLAMDAAACVGCGACVAACKNASAMLFVSAKAGQLNLLPQGQPEKDKRVLNMVAAMDEAGFGNCTNQYECSAACPKLISEEFIAKLNRDFMGATVRNAFKAKPL; this is encoded by the coding sequence ATGAAAGTTAAACTAAAAGTCTGGCGCCAAGAGAACGCTGACGCGCAAGGCGGCTTCGAAGAATACGAGGCTGACAACGTAAATCCGAATATGTCCTTCCTCGAGATGATGGATGTCGTCAATGAGGGCATCATCGAGGATGGCGGCAACCCGATCGCTTACGCTCACGATTGTCGCGAAGGTATTTGCGGTACTTGTAACTGCATGATCGACGGTAAGCCACATGGTCCGGAGACAGGTGTTACAACCTGCCAAACCTACATGCGCAGTTTTAAGGATGGGGACACTATCACAGTTGAGCCATTCCGAGCTAAGGCATTTCCGGTCCAGAAGGACTTGATCACGGACCGTTCTGCGTTCGACAAGATCCAGCAGGCTGGCGGTTTCGTCAGTGTTCGTACTGGGGCATGTCAGGATGCGAATGCGATTCCGATCGCCAAGGAGATCGCGGACCTCGCGATGGATGCAGCGGCTTGTGTTGGCTGTGGTGCGTGTGTGGCGGCTTGTAAGAATGCCTCTGCCATGCTGTTCGTCTCTGCGAAGGCAGGTCAGCTCAACCTACTTCCTCAAGGCCAACCAGAGAAGGACAAGCGCGTCCTCAACATGGTTGCTGCGATGGATGAGGCTGGATTCGGCAACTGTACTAACCAGTACGAATGTTCGGCCGCTTGTCCTAAGCTGATCTCCGAGGAGTTCATCGCCAAGCTCAACCGCGACTTCATGGGCGCTACAGTTCGCAACGCATTCAAGGCGAAACCGCTCTGA